A stretch of Pseudomonas sp. FeN3W DNA encodes these proteins:
- a CDS encoding type II toxin-antitoxin system PrlF family antitoxin: MATATLTSKGQVTIPVQVRTSLGLDAGDRIEFVELEKGKYAIMAATHSVKDLKGMIRNPAIPVSIEDMNAAIAAHGAAAR, from the coding sequence ATGGCTACGGCAACGCTTACGTCGAAAGGGCAGGTCACGATTCCTGTTCAAGTCAGGACTTCCCTAGGCCTTGACGCTGGGGATCGCATTGAGTTTGTGGAGCTGGAAAAAGGGAAGTACGCCATCATGGCTGCTACCCATTCGGTAAAAGACCTGAAGGGCATGATCCGCAACCCGGCTATTCCGGTGAGCATTGAGGATATGAATGCTGCAATCGCGGCGCACGGAGCTGCGGCACGATGA
- a CDS encoding type II toxin-antitoxin system VapC family toxin, with translation MIGLDTNVLVRYVSQDDPVQSPKATDLIESLTDGEPGFIAMVSVVELVWVLQSCYQATKSEIVDMLETLLRTKELVVERAEVVWQALRRFSDSKADFADCLIERCAHAAECEYTITFDSKAAKTAGMRHIR, from the coding sequence ATGATTGGGCTGGATACCAACGTGTTGGTTCGATATGTGTCACAAGATGACCCAGTTCAGTCGCCGAAAGCGACTGACTTGATCGAATCGTTAACAGATGGAGAGCCAGGCTTCATCGCCATGGTTTCGGTCGTGGAGCTGGTGTGGGTGCTTCAGAGCTGCTACCAGGCAACGAAAAGCGAGATCGTGGACATGCTTGAAACGCTACTAAGAACCAAAGAGTTGGTGGTCGAGCGTGCCGAGGTTGTGTGGCAGGCGCTACGCCGGTTTTCTGACTCGAAAGCTGATTTCGCAGACTGCTTGATTGAGCGGTGCGCGCATGCAGCTGAGTGTGAATATACCATTACGTTTGACAGTAAGGCAGCGAAAACAGCCGGCATGCGTCATATCCGTTAA